GGACGAGGGCTACACTTCCCACGACGATCCCGAACACCCCCTGGACGGCGCCGAAGGGGTCGCCTTGACGCCGTTGCGTCCCAGCGGCCGGGCGCGGCTGGCGGGGGAACGGGTGACGGTGGAGACGGAGGGTGAGTACGTGGCCAAGGGAGCACCGGTGCGAGTGGTGAAGGTGACCTCCGGCCGGGTGGTGGTACGACTCGTTGAAGAATCCGTGGAGGAAGAGTGATGCCGGCGGCACCGGACGGCCTCATCGCCCTCATCATCGTCCTCGCCGTGGGCTACTTGCTGCTGCTGGCGGAGCTCTTCGTTCCCGGCGGCGTGCTCGGCCTGGTGGGCTTCGTGGTGGTGCTCTACGCCTGCTACCTGGCCTTCGACATGGGACCGCTGTGGGGCACCGCGGTGGTGTTGCTGAGCATGGGGGTCACCGCCGCCGGCGTGCATTTCTTCTTCCGATCCCGCACCGGCCGGGCGCTGGTCCTGGACAGTCCGGACCCTCCCAGCTGGCGCTCTCAGGAAGAGGATCTCAGCGATTTGATCGGCCGCCGGGGCCAGACCGTCACCGATTTGCGGCCTTCGGGAACCATGGAGTTGGAGGGTCGCCGCCTCGACGTGGTGGCGGATGGCGAATTCCTCGACGCCGGGACCGCCGTGGAGGTGGTAGAGGTCGAGGGCGGTCGGGTGGTGGTGGAGTCGGTGGCCGAGGTCGAGGCGGCGGACCCTGAGATCCCCACCGATCCGCCGGCCCGGCATGGCGCCGAAGAGCTCGCGGCGGGGCGAGAGGCGAAACCATAACTCATCCCGAGCCACCCCAGAACGCCGTAGTCGGCGGGGGGCGGTGCTCGGTTAGATCTTGTCGCGGCATCGGGCCGCGGCATCGAGAACCAGGAGACGACCGACCATGACACAGCTGCTGACGATTTTCCTCTTGGGCCTGGCGATCTTCGCCTTCATCGTCCTCTTTCTCTTCTTCATCCCCGTGCCCCTGTGGCTGGCGGCGTGGTTCAGCGGCGCCAAGGTGGGGCTGGTCAACCTCATCGGCATGCGCATCCGCCGGGTGCCGCCGAAGGTGGTGGTGGAGCCGCGCATCAGCGCCATCAAGGCCGGTCTGGCGGTGGACATCTCGGCCCTTGAATCCCACTACCTGGCCGGCGGCAATGTCTACAACGTGATCAACGCCTTGATCAGCGCCGACAAGGCGGGCATCAAGCTCTCCTTCCAGCGCGCGGCGGCCATCGACCTGGCGGGCCGCGACGTTCTCGAAGCGGTGAAGATGAGCGTCAACCCCAAGGTCATCACCACCCCGGTGGTTTCCGCGGTGGCCAAGGACGGTATCCAGCTCAAGGCCATCAGCCGGGTGACGGTGCGGGCGAATATCGATCGCCTGGTGGGCGGCGCCGGTGAGGAGACCATCATCGCCCGTGTCGGCGAGGGCATCGTCACCACC
This window of the Acidobacteriota bacterium genome carries:
- a CDS encoding NfeD family protein; this encodes MPAAPDGLIALIIVLAVGYLLLLAELFVPGGVLGLVGFVVVLYACYLAFDMGPLWGTAVVLLSMGVTAAGVHFFFRSRTGRALVLDSPDPPSWRSQEEDLSDLIGRRGQTVTDLRPSGTMELEGRRLDVVADGEFLDAGTAVEVVEVEGGRVVVESVAEVEAADPEIPTDPPARHGAEELAAGREAKP
- the floA gene encoding flotillin-like protein FloA (flotillin-like protein involved in membrane lipid rafts); the encoded protein is MTQLLTIFLLGLAIFAFIVLFLFFIPVPLWLAAWFSGAKVGLVNLIGMRIRRVPPKVVVEPRISAIKAGLAVDISALESHYLAGGNVYNVINALISADKAGIKLSFQRAAAIDLAGRDVLEAVKMSVNPKVITTPVVSAVAKDGIQLKAISRVTVRANIDRLVGGAGEETIIARVGEGIVTTIGSAETYEQVLENPDSISRRVLEKGLDSGTAFEILSIDIADVDVGANVGAALQIDQAEADKKVAQARAESRRAMAVAEEQEMRARTQEMRAKLTEAEAEVPKAISDAFRSGNLGVMDYYRMRNIMADTDMRDSISNQGDKPGSKKDDGES